In Bactrocera neohumeralis isolate Rockhampton chromosome 5, APGP_CSIRO_Bneo_wtdbg2-racon-allhic-juicebox.fasta_v2, whole genome shotgun sequence, the genomic window aatattatattattttatttttagattaaatttatttctataatcttaaaaaaaattactaaatgcttaaatatttatgttttttttagaagttattgctttaaatttgtatacatacatatttatatattttgaatttattcttacatacatagaatttaatgtttttaaactattttttttttttttttttttgaaaactttctgCCTTtgcactttaaataaaattcgtgGAATGTTACTatcaactttaaaaaaattctagtaACAAGagctataaattattaatttttttaatcaatgttTATCGTCTAACTCCTTGCCGCTCTGATTTTGCGCCCACTCTGTTGGGTGTTTCCACTTGCGATGCTCGAAAAAATGGGAATTGCTTTTAAAACGTTTGTCACAGTAGTTGCAGCTGTAGAGATCTTCCCCGGTATGGGTGGTCATGTGGtcctgaaaaaaagaaattgaaaaacataaattaattcaataaattaagaaaaatgtcaaaaagtttaaaagtaaTATCATACTGACCCTCAACCCCCGCTTTGTGCTGAAGTTGCGCGCACACACCTGACAAACATGTGGCTCTGGAAAACAAAGgacaacataaaaaaacaatgCGATAAGTTATGAGAAAAGATACgataaataaaccaaaaaaacagcaaaaaatattagttaacaaaatattagtaACAAGagctataattaatttttttttttaataaatttttataacctAGCTCCTTGCCGCTCTGATCTTGCGACCACTCTGTTGGGTGTTTCCACTTGCGATGCGTGTATAAATTGGAATTGCTTTTAAAACGTTTGTCACAGTAGTTGCACGTGTAGAGATCTTCCCCGGTGTGGGTGGCCATGTGTtcctgaaaaaaagaaattgaaaatggcaaaaagtttaaaagtaaTAGCATACTGACCCGCAATCCCCGCTTTGTACTGAAGTCGCGCGCACACACCTGACAAACATGTAGCTGCTGCTCAATGCCGTGGCACAGACGCTTGTACTCTGAAAAACAaaggaaaacataaaaaacaatgcaataaaaacagcaaaaaatatttagtatttaaataaatgaatggaATGTTACAATCAACGTTAAAAGAATATTTGTAACAAGaactataatttattattttttgatcaaataatgtTTATCACCTAACTCCTTACCGCTTTGATCTTGCGCCCACTCTGTTGGGTGTTTCCACTTGCGATGCGCGTATAAATTGGAAGAGCACTTAAAACGTTTGTCACAGTAGTTGCAGCTGTAAAGATTTTCCCCGGTGTGGGTGGCCATGTgctccttaaaaaaaaaagaaattgaaaaataataaattaattaaaaatattaagaaaaatggcaaaacgtTTAAAAGTAATAGCATACTGACCCGCAAGCTCCGCGTTGTGCTGAAGTTGCGCGCACACACCTGACAAACATGTGGCTGCAGCTCAATGCCGTGGCACAGACGCTTGTGCTCGTTCAGTGCCACACGCGTTGACTCTTTCGTATCACACAATTGACAGGCGTACACGCTCGTTGGATCCGTATGGCGGATCATATGCACACGCAGGCTAGATTTGTTCGCTAGCCATTTATCGCACTCGGTACACTGTACGCCTTGACCGCGCCGCTTGGCGATTGTGGACTCACGCTTCGCGCCGTGTTGCGCCAAGTGACGCACATAGCACTGCTTGCCGCTCACCTCATGCCCGCAGTGTTTGCATACAAATAACTTGCTGTTGTCGTGTACACGCTTCATATGCTCTTGCAGGCGCACAGCATTCGCAAAGCTGcaatattaataaatgaaatttaatattaagaCCCGCGCTATAAATAGTATTGCAATGTACCTCTTCGCGCAGATCGCGCACTGCTGCTGTTCCGCATCCTGTGCCGCGTCGTTCATATGCTTGCGCGCATGTTGCTGCAGAAACCGCACTTTAGCAAAACGCGCACCACATATTGCGCACACGTGCGGCAGCTCTGTTGCTTGCGGATGCTTCAGCAGCATATGATTTCGCAGGCACAGGCGGTCAGCGAAATTCATGTCGCAGTCGGTgcagctttaaaaaaaaagtaaaaatgctGAATTTCAAGACATTATATTGACATTTTTGCCACTTACGAAAAGTATGTGGGATTACGATGCACATTTATGTGATCTAACAACATGAAGCGTTTATAAAGACGCTTCTCACAGCAAACTACATAACCGTTGCTATTATGTAGCCGCTTGTAGTGCGCTTTAagtgatttaaagcatttcgcTTCAAATTCGCACACTTCACATTTCAGCTGCAGGTGCTTAGCAATCAATTTGTCCTCCGCAGCCTGACTTTCGGCATCTACGAAAAAATTAGCACATTACTGCATATACATCTGTTAAGTAAAAGTAGCAAGTAAATACTGCGGCTTACCGCCAAGCAGTGGGCTTCCATTTGTCTGTGCGCTCGATGCAGTTATAACGCTTTCTGTATCAGATAGTGTGTCGGCGTCGCGCTCCGCTTcagtatttgtatgtgtttggtTTTGCTGCAGTGTTGTATCTTGCATATCAGTCTTATTGAGTTGCGGATGCGTATGCTGTCTATTTTTTACATTGTCAGCTGTCTCTTCCAACGCGAGTGGCGCTATTGTGGTGGCACCATTTCTCACTTCGACAAATGCTGGTTGTTGCTCGAGTTGTGTTTCTGCTTCGCTTTGCACTTTTAATCTTCCTTTCGGactggtttttatattttcgtctGTCTTCAAGCTTACATCCTTGCGGTTTATGGGAACATTCCTATTTTGTGTAGCTTTATGCATAACACTGTCATTCGCAGAGTAATTTTCTGTTGCATGCTTTTCGATTGAGCACTTAAGCGCTGTATCTTGCTGCACCTCGGCCGCCTGTCGCTCAGCTATCAGCAAGcaaaatttgcgaaaattgtCTACGCTGGCCCAGCAATTCACACATATAGCATCGTTGCTAGtaagctttaaatatttaaaaattaaacaatgtGCTCCACTTCCATTCAGTCAAATTTACAACTTACCAGCAAACCCATAAATGTGTGCACGGTAGCCAAAATGTCCGCCGTAGCCTTACTAACGTCATCGCGCAAGGGTATTACTATTTTATCTTGATATAAACACAGGCTGCAATGTGTTAAGTC contains:
- the LOC126758480 gene encoding zinc finger protein 184-like isoform X2, which produces MHKATQNRNVPINRKDVSLKTDENIKTSPKGRLKVQSEAETQLEQQPAFVEVRNGATTIAPLALEETADNVKNRQHTHPQLNKTDMQDTTLQQNQTHTNTEAERDADTLSDTESVITASSAQTNGSPLLGDAESQAAEDKLIAKHLQLKCEVCEFEAKCFKSLKAHYKRLHNSNGYVVCCEKRLYKRFMLLDHINVHRNPTYFSCTDCDMNFADRLCLRNHMLLKHPQATELPHVCAICGARFAKVRFLQQHARKHMNDAAQDAEQQQCAICAKSFANAVRLQEHMKRVHDNSKLFVCKHCGHEVSGKQCYVRHLAQHGAKRESTIAKRRGQGVQCTECDKWLANKSSLRVHMIRHTDPTSVYACQLCDTKESTRVALNEHKRLCHGIELQPHVCQVCARNFSTTRSLREHMATHTGENLYSCNYCDKRFKCSSNLYAHRKWKHPTEWAQDQSEYKRLCHGIEQQLHVCQVCARDFSTKRGLREHMATHTGEDLYTCNYCDKRFKSNSNLYTHRKWKHPTEWSQDQSGKELEPHVCQVCARNFSTKRGLRDHMTTHTGEDLYSCNYCDKRFKSNSHFFEHRKWKHPTEWAQNQSGKELDDKH
- the LOC126758480 gene encoding zinc finger protein 354C-like isoform X1, with protein sequence MQTDLTHCSLCLYQDKIVIPLRDDVSKATADILATVHTFMGLLLTSNDAICVNCWASVDNFRKFCLLIAERQAAEVQQDTALKCSIEKHATENYSANDSVMHKATQNRNVPINRKDVSLKTDENIKTSPKGRLKVQSEAETQLEQQPAFVEVRNGATTIAPLALEETADNVKNRQHTHPQLNKTDMQDTTLQQNQTHTNTEAERDADTLSDTESVITASSAQTNGSPLLGDAESQAAEDKLIAKHLQLKCEVCEFEAKCFKSLKAHYKRLHNSNGYVVCCEKRLYKRFMLLDHINVHRNPTYFSCTDCDMNFADRLCLRNHMLLKHPQATELPHVCAICGARFAKVRFLQQHARKHMNDAAQDAEQQQCAICAKSFANAVRLQEHMKRVHDNSKLFVCKHCGHEVSGKQCYVRHLAQHGAKRESTIAKRRGQGVQCTECDKWLANKSSLRVHMIRHTDPTSVYACQLCDTKESTRVALNEHKRLCHGIELQPHVCQVCARNFSTTRSLREHMATHTGENLYSCNYCDKRFKCSSNLYAHRKWKHPTEWAQDQSEYKRLCHGIEQQLHVCQVCARDFSTKRGLREHMATHTGEDLYTCNYCDKRFKSNSNLYTHRKWKHPTEWSQDQSGKELEPHVCQVCARNFSTKRGLRDHMTTHTGEDLYSCNYCDKRFKSNSHFFEHRKWKHPTEWAQNQSGKELDDKH